Proteins encoded by one window of Phycisphaerae bacterium:
- a CDS encoding phosphoribosylformylglycinamidine cyclo-ligase — MISYKQSGVDIDAKVRWVESIESAMRSTYGPRVPKMPHGLFAGAFRLDYDEQLFRRNYRRPVLLGCTDGVGTKILLALQLNRLETIGIDLVAMSVNDLVACGGEPLFFLDYLAVNKLEPRRLLAVVEGIAEGCRQAGCALLGGETAQMSDLYREGELDMAGFAVGVAEQGRVIDGSRIRPGDLLVGLSSSGVHSNGYTLVRKLIASSGINLAETYPGLDAPLGDVLLRPTRIYVRAVQAVLRSYRRKRVVTGLANITGGGLKENVGRIMPPRCEAMIERRSWTPPTIFPFLQKLGVSRAEMFKVFNMGIGFVFIVRPAFVKGVLRSLKRVGEEGIVIGKVSRGSRRVRLV; from the coding sequence TTGATCAGCTACAAGCAAAGCGGGGTGGACATCGACGCCAAGGTCCGTTGGGTCGAGTCCATCGAATCGGCGATGCGGAGCACCTACGGCCCGCGCGTTCCGAAGATGCCGCACGGGCTTTTTGCCGGGGCGTTCCGGCTCGATTACGACGAACAGCTCTTCCGCCGCAATTATCGCCGTCCGGTGCTCCTGGGATGCACGGACGGTGTCGGTACGAAGATCCTGCTGGCGCTGCAACTTAACCGGCTGGAGACGATCGGGATTGATCTCGTGGCGATGAGCGTGAATGATCTCGTTGCCTGCGGGGGTGAACCGCTGTTTTTTCTGGATTATCTGGCGGTGAACAAGCTGGAGCCGCGGCGACTTCTGGCCGTGGTGGAAGGGATCGCGGAGGGCTGCCGCCAGGCGGGTTGCGCGCTGCTCGGCGGCGAGACGGCGCAGATGTCCGACCTGTACCGCGAAGGCGAACTGGATATGGCCGGTTTTGCCGTTGGCGTGGCCGAGCAGGGGCGCGTGATTGACGGGTCACGAATTCGCCCCGGTGACCTGCTTGTAGGATTGTCTTCAAGCGGCGTTCATTCCAACGGCTACACTCTGGTGCGTAAACTGATTGCTTCGAGCGGCATCAACTTGGCCGAGACGTATCCGGGGCTGGACGCTCCGCTGGGTGACGTGCTGCTTCGCCCGACGCGGATTTACGTGCGTGCCGTGCAGGCCGTGCTGCGGAGCTATCGGCGGAAGCGCGTGGTTACGGGTCTGGCGAACATCACCGGCGGCGGGCTGAAAGAGAACGTTGGCCGGATCATGCCGCCGCGCTGTGAAGCGATGATCGAGCGGCGGAGCTGGACGCCGCCGACGATCTTCCCATTCCTTCAGAAGCTTGGCGTTTCGCGGGCGGAGATGTTCAAGGTTTTCAACATGGGGATCGGATTCGTGTTCATCGTCCGGCCGGCGTTCGTGAAGGGCGTGCTGCGATCGCTGAAGCGAGTGGGCGAAGAGGGCATCGTTATCGGCAAGGTATCTCGCGGGTCGCGACGCGTGCGGCTCGTTTAA
- a CDS encoding amidophosphoribosyltransferase encodes MAASSIVHHCGLFGVFGHAHAAQMTRLGLHALQHRGQESAGIVSSDGSALYRHAGVGLVSQVFQGTEIERLPGRAAIGHVRYSTTGSPTAVNAQPLLFSFAGGQVALAHNGNLINAALLRRRFEEVGNIFQTTSDTEVIIHLLAKPELQQHEHPLDHVLNHLQGAYSLLFIFPDRLVAVRDPLGFRPLCIGQTQGGGTVVASETIALDMVDAAYVRDVEPGEVVTVSQEGLSSRQFSGPSNGRGAACIFEHIYFADPSSNIFGENVHLVRVALGAQLAREAPVDADLVVPIPTCATCAAVGYARESGIRYGRAFTTSHYTGRSFIMPTQAGRDLAVKMKLNVIKDAVKGKRLIVVEDSVVRGTTTRLKIGALRAAGATEIHLRVASPPIRHPCYFGIDFPDQRDLVANGRSVDDIRRYLKVDSLHYLSHEGMLSCVQMPREKYCSACFSGEYPMDVDEPVEKFAMERVQLRMFT; translated from the coding sequence TTGGCGGCTTCCAGCATTGTTCATCACTGTGGACTGTTCGGTGTGTTCGGGCACGCCCACGCTGCGCAGATGACGCGCCTCGGACTTCACGCCCTCCAGCATCGGGGACAGGAATCGGCCGGGATCGTCTCCAGCGACGGCAGCGCCCTGTATCGACACGCCGGGGTGGGACTGGTCAGCCAGGTATTCCAGGGCACCGAAATCGAACGGCTTCCGGGGCGCGCGGCAATAGGACACGTGCGCTACTCGACCACCGGTTCCCCGACGGCGGTGAATGCGCAGCCGCTGCTGTTCTCGTTTGCGGGCGGACAGGTGGCGCTGGCCCACAACGGGAACCTGATCAACGCCGCCCTGCTGCGTCGTCGCTTCGAGGAAGTCGGCAATATCTTCCAGACCACGAGCGACACGGAGGTCATCATCCACCTGCTGGCCAAGCCGGAGCTCCAGCAGCACGAGCACCCGCTGGACCATGTGCTGAATCATCTCCAGGGCGCCTATTCTCTCCTGTTTATCTTTCCGGATCGGCTGGTGGCCGTGCGTGATCCCTTGGGCTTCCGCCCGTTGTGCATCGGGCAGACGCAGGGTGGGGGAACGGTCGTGGCGTCGGAGACGATTGCCCTGGACATGGTGGATGCGGCGTATGTGCGGGACGTGGAGCCGGGTGAGGTGGTGACGGTCTCGCAGGAGGGGCTGAGCAGCCGACAGTTCAGCGGCCCGTCGAATGGGCGCGGCGCGGCGTGCATTTTCGAACATATCTACTTTGCCGATCCTTCGAGCAATATTTTCGGTGAGAATGTCCATCTTGTGCGCGTGGCGCTGGGAGCACAGCTGGCTCGAGAGGCGCCGGTCGATGCCGACCTGGTCGTGCCCATTCCGACCTGTGCGACGTGCGCGGCCGTGGGCTACGCGCGGGAGAGTGGGATACGCTACGGCCGGGCTTTCACCACCAGCCATTACACCGGACGATCGTTCATCATGCCCACGCAGGCGGGTCGCGATCTGGCGGTGAAAATGAAGTTGAACGTGATCAAGGACGCAGTGAAGGGGAAGCGCCTGATCGTCGTGGAAGACTCGGTCGTCCGAGGAACGACGACGCGACTGAAAATCGGGGCGTTGCGTGCGGCCGGCGCGACCGAGATCCACCTCCGCGTGGCGAGCCCGCCGATTCGCCACCCCTGTTATTTCGGCATCGACTTCCCCGATCAGCGTGATCTGGTCGCGAACGGCCGGAGCGTGGACGACATCCGCCGGTATCTCAAGGTGGATTCGCTGCACTATCTTTCGCATGAGGGCATGCTCTCGTGCGTGCAGATGCCGAGGGAGAAGTACTGTTCGGCGTGTTTCTCCGGGGAGTACCCGATGGACGTGGACGAACCGGTGGAGAAGTTCGCGATGGAGCGCGTTCAGCTTCGGATGTTCACCTGA